A stretch of the Pantoea nemavictus genome encodes the following:
- a CDS encoding aldo/keto reductase, protein MQYRYLGRSGLKVSEICLGTMMFGGATDEMTSKRIIADARDSGVNFIDTADMYNKGESELVVGRAIADDRDNWVLATKVGNPMGDGPNQRGMSRKWIREATHASLTRLGTDYIDVLYMHKADFAAPLEEMVLAFADLIREGKIGYFAVSNFKAWRLAETVRLARAAGIAGPIATQPLYNLANREAEVEILPSAAYFGAGAVCYSPLARGILTGKYRVDAAPESDSRAGRADPRMMEAEWRPESLKVASELAAYAESSGRQPAHVAQMWVMRNKLVTSTLIGPRTFEQWREGIAALDCPWTVEDERFCDRLVSPGKGSSLGPGDPHHPIEGRIMRESQS, encoded by the coding sequence ATGCAATACCGATATCTCGGGCGCAGCGGGCTCAAGGTTTCTGAAATTTGTCTTGGCACCATGATGTTCGGCGGCGCCACCGACGAAATGACGTCAAAGCGCATCATCGCCGACGCCCGTGACAGCGGCGTGAACTTCATCGATACCGCCGATATGTACAACAAAGGTGAATCCGAGCTGGTGGTTGGTCGCGCGATTGCTGACGATCGCGATAATTGGGTACTGGCCACCAAGGTTGGCAATCCAATGGGCGATGGTCCGAATCAGCGGGGCATGTCGCGCAAGTGGATTCGCGAGGCGACGCACGCATCGCTGACGCGCCTCGGTACGGATTACATTGATGTGCTGTATATGCATAAAGCGGATTTCGCTGCGCCATTGGAGGAGATGGTGCTGGCGTTCGCCGACCTGATTCGTGAGGGAAAAATCGGCTATTTTGCCGTCTCAAACTTCAAAGCCTGGCGTTTAGCGGAAACCGTGCGCCTGGCGCGCGCGGCTGGCATTGCCGGGCCAATAGCGACGCAGCCGTTATATAACCTTGCTAACCGCGAAGCCGAGGTGGAAATTTTACCGTCAGCGGCTTACTTCGGCGCAGGAGCCGTGTGCTACAGCCCGTTGGCGCGCGGTATCCTGACCGGGAAGTATCGCGTGGATGCGGCTCCTGAGAGTGACAGTCGCGCTGGACGAGCCGATCCGCGCATGATGGAAGCAGAATGGCGTCCGGAATCACTCAAAGTAGCGAGTGAGCTGGCGGCCTATGCCGAGAGCAGCGGACGCCAACCGGCGCACGTGGCGCAGATGTGGGTGATGCGTAATAAGCTGGTCACCAGCACATTGATCGGACCGCGTACCTTTGAACAGTGGCGTGAGGGGATTGCCGCGCTGGATTGTCCGTGGACGGTGGAGGATGAACGCTTCTGCGATCGGCTGGTATCGCCGGGTAAAGGTTCCAGCCTCGGCCCGGGCGATCCGCATCATCCCATTGAGGGCCGTATCATGCGCGAGAGCCAATCATGA
- a CDS encoding RidA family protein: MSIVNPAGLKARSYYNHVKIRPGTPVFPTGQVAWDENGDVVGIGDMKKQVEQVYANIDRLLEGLGAQRDWIVRTTTYVTDLALVPKIHPIRQQFFTGLELPASTLFQIAALAEPELMLEIDVVIMLPL; this comes from the coding sequence ATGAGCATCGTCAATCCCGCTGGGCTCAAGGCACGCAGCTATTACAATCACGTAAAAATCCGACCGGGCACGCCGGTCTTTCCCACGGGCCAGGTGGCGTGGGATGAAAACGGTGACGTGGTTGGCATTGGTGATATGAAAAAACAGGTCGAGCAGGTTTATGCCAACATCGATCGATTACTGGAAGGATTGGGCGCACAGCGCGACTGGATTGTGCGCACGACCACCTATGTGACCGACCTTGCACTCGTCCCGAAAATTCATCCGATACGCCAGCAATTTTTCACCGGACTGGAATTGCCCGCCAGTACGCTATTCCAGATTGCCGCGCTGGCAGAACCCGAGCTCATGCTGGAAATTGATGTGGTTATTATGCTGCCGCTGTGA
- a CDS encoding flavin reductase family protein, translating into MTEHAIPLADAYRGGMRQLAAGVCLITVNHQGQPGGMIATAVTSLSAEPPTLLVCINRNASMFAMLIESGQFSVNVLAADALALVEMFSSSARRHERFNSGQWHTGANGAPLCADSLVTFECRLAQTVDWQTHAIFLGEVTEVRHPRSNVAPLVYYDREFHQLVDIVR; encoded by the coding sequence ATGACAGAGCATGCCATTCCCCTTGCCGATGCTTATCGCGGTGGTATGCGCCAACTGGCGGCAGGCGTATGTTTAATTACCGTAAATCATCAGGGGCAGCCCGGCGGCATGATCGCCACGGCGGTCACCTCCTTAAGTGCGGAACCGCCGACTTTGCTGGTATGCATTAATCGCAACGCATCGATGTTTGCGATGCTCATTGAGAGCGGGCAGTTTAGTGTCAACGTATTAGCTGCGGATGCGCTAGCGCTGGTGGAGATGTTCAGTAGCTCTGCCCGCCGACATGAGCGCTTTAACAGCGGCCAATGGCACACTGGCGCGAATGGTGCGCCCTTGTGCGCGGATTCACTGGTGACATTTGAGTGTCGGTTGGCGCAAACCGTTGACTGGCAGACGCACGCGATTTTCCTGGGTGAAGTAACCGAAGTACGGCATCCGCGTAGTAATGTCGCGCCGTTAGTCTATTACGATCGGGAATTTCATCAGCTGGTGGATATCGTGCGGTAG